From one Flavobacterium sp. N502536 genomic stretch:
- a CDS encoding BlaI/MecI/CopY family transcriptional regulator, translating into MQKLTNKEEEIMQILWKLKKAFVKEIQAEITEDQPHYNTLSTIVRNLEEKGYVNHSAFGNTHQYYPMVSIEEYRKGFMNTAIDNYFNSSYKSMVSFFAKEEKISAAELREILTMIETPKEVI; encoded by the coding sequence ATGCAAAAACTAACCAATAAAGAAGAGGAAATCATGCAAATTTTATGGAAGCTCAAAAAAGCTTTTGTAAAAGAAATACAGGCAGAGATTACAGAAGATCAGCCACATTACAACACTTTATCTACAATTGTTCGTAATCTGGAGGAAAAAGGTTATGTTAATCATAGTGCTTTTGGGAACACACATCAATACTACCCTATGGTAAGTATCGAAGAATATCGAAAAGGATTTATGAATACCGCTATTGACAATTATTTTAATAGCTCTTATAAAAGTATGGTTTCCTTTTTTGCCAAGGAAGAAAAAATTTCGGCAGCTGAACTGCGTGAAATCTTAACCATGATCGAAACTCCTAAAGAAGTAATATAA
- a CDS encoding M56 family metallopeptidase — MEAIFIFIAKSSGLLVLFYVAYYFLLRKETFFNSSRWFLLAGLITSVVLPFLVYTKVVWIEPTPVVQAPTAVTAHATVAALDNSKTYLSPVVEKDAFEIDWNYVVLAIYALGFLALVIKFMIDFYSLNTVLKGKKVLQQADFKFVDINENIAPFSYFDYIVYNSSMYTPSELESIIEHEKVHSDQNHTIDVLISRVFCVLFWFNPFMWLYKKAILQNLEFIADSEASKKITDKKAYQYTLLKITAHESCVAITNHFYQSLIKKRIVMLNKNQSKKRNYWKYYAVIPALIGFVFLFQIEIIAQEKESKEPKAIAEKTDPIDLIKIQKNTTDQELKKITEDLKQKHNIDVVISDVKRNSENELTAIKVDVKRQNGKTQTIHIESNKPIKGCGIMVSTQNNGSKSVALITDDAPAPDKRNVSRNQITVSDESDDNDSDSDHSSLTPPTPPTPPTPPAFLVESMPQVPSMDVPMPPMPPGNPNSKTEMAKFKKEMAEYEKKIKSIEPSIAAYEKQINTVMAQKEAVYEKEMAKFEIAMDKFTAEMDKYTQDIQVKYGKDSKEYEINMKQYEIDMKQHEADMKKHEKEMKRYEKEMKKLEKESKKS; from the coding sequence ATGGAAGCTATTTTCATTTTTATCGCAAAATCAAGCGGATTGTTGGTATTGTTTTATGTTGCGTATTATTTTTTACTGCGCAAGGAGACTTTTTTTAACAGCAGCCGATGGTTTTTATTGGCCGGACTCATTACCTCAGTCGTTTTACCTTTTTTGGTTTATACCAAGGTTGTATGGATCGAGCCCACTCCTGTTGTTCAGGCTCCAACGGCAGTTACAGCACACGCTACTGTCGCAGCCTTAGATAACTCAAAAACCTATCTTTCACCGGTTGTAGAAAAAGACGCCTTTGAGATCGATTGGAATTATGTTGTACTCGCTATTTATGCTCTTGGTTTTCTGGCTTTGGTCATCAAATTTATGATTGACTTTTACAGTCTGAATACGGTATTAAAAGGAAAAAAAGTACTGCAACAGGCCGATTTCAAATTCGTCGATATCAACGAAAATATTGCTCCTTTCTCTTATTTTGATTATATCGTGTACAACTCATCAATGTACACCCCTTCGGAATTAGAGAGTATTATCGAACACGAAAAAGTACATAGCGATCAAAACCACACTATAGATGTTTTGATCTCAAGAGTTTTTTGTGTCTTATTTTGGTTCAATCCTTTTATGTGGCTGTACAAAAAAGCAATCCTTCAAAACCTTGAATTTATTGCTGACAGTGAAGCTTCTAAAAAAATAACCGACAAAAAAGCGTATCAATACACGCTTTTAAAAATAACAGCACATGAAAGTTGTGTTGCAATCACCAATCATTTTTATCAATCATTAATCAAAAAACGAATTGTCATGTTAAACAAAAATCAATCAAAAAAACGAAACTACTGGAAGTACTATGCCGTAATTCCTGCACTTATAGGTTTTGTCTTCTTATTCCAAATTGAAATAATTGCACAGGAAAAAGAATCAAAAGAACCTAAAGCAATTGCCGAGAAAACGGATCCTATTGATCTTATTAAAATTCAGAAAAACACAACCGATCAGGAACTTAAAAAAATCACAGAAGATCTAAAACAAAAACACAATATTGATGTTGTTATTTCGGATGTAAAAAGAAACAGCGAAAACGAGCTGACTGCTATTAAAGTAGATGTAAAAAGACAAAATGGAAAAACGCAAACCATCCACATCGAAAGCAACAAACCTATTAAAGGCTGTGGAATTATGGTATCAACCCAAAACAACGGCTCTAAAAGCGTAGCGTTAATCACGGATGATGCTCCTGCTCCAGACAAGAGAAATGTAAGTAGAAATCAGATTACAGTAAGCGACGAAAGCGATGATAACGATAGCGACAGCGATCATTCATCCCTGACGCCTCCAACTCCACCGACTCCGCCAACTCCCCCTGCATTCCTTGTTGAATCGATGCCACAAGTTCCTTCGATGGATGTACCGATGCCACCAATGCCTCCGGGAAATCCAAACAGCAAAACTGAAATGGCTAAGTTTAAAAAAGAAATGGCTGAATATGAAAAGAAAATTAAATCTATCGAGCCTAGCATAGCAGCTTATGAAAAGCAGATAAACACTGTGATGGCACAAAAAGAAGCGGTTTACGAAAAGGAGATGGCAAAATTCGAGATTGCTATGGATAAATTTACTGCCGAAATGGACAAATATACACAGGACATTCAGGTAAAATATGGTAAAGACTCTAAAGAATACGAAATCAACATGAAGCAGTATGAGATAGACATGAAGCAGCATGAAGCCGATATGAAGAAACATGAAAAAGAAATGAAGAGATACGAGAAAGAAATGAAAAAGCTTGAGAAAGAGAGCAAAAAATCGTAA